One genomic window of Deinococcus deserti VCD115 includes the following:
- the uxuA gene encoding mannonate dehydratase, whose translation MQMTMRWFGPADPVPLWKLRQVPNLTGIVSALHDVPPGVPWTRPDVAALRAQVESAGLQLSVIESIPVHEDIKLGNAHRDGRIQAFISCLEAVAAEGIRVVCYNFMPVFDWTRTDLAMRLPDGSTTLTFRQADVDATPGDEPPALPGWAEAYTVQELQALRAAYTDIDAAKLRANLAYFLQAVVPEAARLNVKLAIHPDDPPWPVLGLPRVVSTADDLEFLLNAAPDEHNGLTFCTGSLGAWSGHDLPAMVDRFANRIHFVHARNVRRIAERDFDEVAHISAHGNVQLAKTVMKLARLRPGVPIRPDHGRMIWGETGRPGYGLYDRALGATYLQGLIDAVEESAHA comes from the coding sequence ATGCAGATGACCATGCGCTGGTTCGGCCCGGCTGACCCGGTCCCCCTTTGGAAACTCCGGCAGGTCCCCAACCTGACCGGTATCGTGAGTGCCTTGCATGACGTGCCTCCCGGGGTGCCCTGGACGCGTCCGGACGTTGCCGCCCTGCGTGCGCAGGTGGAATCCGCTGGACTGCAGCTGAGTGTCATCGAGAGCATTCCTGTCCACGAGGACATCAAACTCGGCAATGCGCACCGCGACGGACGTATCCAGGCGTTTATCTCATGTCTGGAAGCGGTCGCCGCCGAGGGCATCCGGGTGGTCTGCTACAACTTCATGCCGGTGTTCGACTGGACCCGCACAGATCTCGCCATGCGGCTGCCGGACGGCAGCACCACCCTCACGTTCCGCCAGGCGGACGTCGACGCCACACCAGGGGATGAGCCTCCTGCACTTCCAGGTTGGGCAGAAGCTTACACGGTGCAGGAACTTCAGGCGCTGCGTGCGGCGTACACGGACATCGATGCCGCGAAGCTCAGGGCCAACCTGGCTTACTTCCTGCAGGCCGTGGTCCCGGAAGCGGCGCGGCTGAACGTCAAACTTGCGATTCACCCGGATGACCCGCCCTGGCCAGTGCTGGGCCTGCCACGTGTGGTAAGCACGGCGGACGATCTGGAGTTCCTGCTGAACGCTGCGCCGGACGAGCACAACGGCCTGACGTTCTGTACCGGCTCGCTCGGCGCGTGGTCAGGCCATGATCTTCCTGCCATGGTGGACCGCTTCGCAAACCGCATTCATTTTGTGCACGCGCGTAATGTGCGCCGGATCGCAGAGCGGGATTTTGACGAGGTGGCCCACATCAGCGCTCATGGAAACGTGCAGCTGGCCAAGACAGTGATGAAGCTCGCGCGCCTGCGCCCCGGAGTCCCGATTCGCCCGGACCATGGCCGGATGATCTGGGGCGAAACCGGGCGGCCCGGCTACGGTCTGTACGACCGGGCACTGGGTGCAACGTACCTGCAGGGCCTGATTGACGCCGTGGAAGAAAGCGCGCATGCCTGA
- a CDS encoding bifunctional 4-hydroxy-2-oxoglutarate aldolase/2-dehydro-3-deoxy-phosphogluconate aldolase, with the protein MPELSELLGQHRLLAILRGVPATHAPRLVETLHEEGIRLFEVALSDAHGLEALRAVRAALGLELPLGAGTVVTSELAAHAQDAGADFLVTPHVVPEVAAAAHERGLGLLMGALTPTEIAQALALGSAAVKVFPAGILGPEYLRQLRGPYPQAPLIAVGGIHAGNVSSYFAAGANGAGVGGALTRTDWTAPDWDAVRQQAQHLVAAGRTL; encoded by the coding sequence ATGCCTGAGCTGTCCGAACTGCTTGGCCAGCACCGGTTGCTGGCCATCCTGCGCGGGGTGCCTGCTACGCACGCACCGCGTCTGGTGGAGACGTTGCACGAGGAAGGGATCAGGCTGTTCGAGGTGGCGCTCAGTGACGCGCATGGACTCGAAGCCCTCCGTGCTGTCCGGGCGGCTCTCGGACTGGAGCTGCCGTTGGGCGCCGGTACGGTGGTCACCTCTGAACTGGCTGCTCACGCTCAGGACGCGGGCGCAGATTTTCTGGTTACGCCGCATGTCGTGCCGGAGGTTGCGGCAGCGGCCCACGAGCGTGGGCTGGGATTGCTGATGGGCGCCCTGACGCCCACCGAAATCGCCCAGGCGCTTGCGCTTGGCAGCGCTGCCGTGAAGGTATTTCCCGCCGGCATCCTCGGTCCGGAGTACCTGCGGCAGCTGCGCGGCCCCTACCCGCAAGCTCCCCTGATCGCTGTGGGAGGCATACACGCGGGGAACGTCTCTTCCTACTTCGCCGCCGGAGCGAATGGAGCGGGTGTGGGCGGCGCCCTGACCCGAACAGACTGGACTGCACCGGACTGGGATGCGGTAAGACAGCAGGCACAGCATCTGGTGGCTGCCGGGAGGACCCTATGA